A section of the Epinephelus moara isolate mb chromosome 3, YSFRI_EMoa_1.0, whole genome shotgun sequence genome encodes:
- the LOC126387856 gene encoding microfibrillar-associated protein 3-like isoform X2, protein MLSSQRHHLSLLLLTVLLLGGWTADGAQNGTETETMSSVRLASVPSSRNIVAKEGSSTLIECNVTGSHNDIKWYNSKGPLLGEKWQIQEEGTLNITMVSFEDRGSYTCVASGGSGGTKNYTVTLRVAHTDSGLGLYYVIVCLVAFTITMILNVARLCMVSSHLKKTERAINEFFRTEGAEKLQKAFEVAKRIPIVTSAKTVELAKVTQYKTMEFARHMEDLARSVPLPPLILNCRTFAEEVVETGKPGKPGSHAAEQAGTSVSVNRPAIGPPSADKSGEKEEGEEVRQALLSSGRNDGGGADVKVSVHTVSEKVDSEDTEAEMCLNVPGSRTSVSYESNV, encoded by the exons ATGTTATCATCTCAGAGACACCACCTGTCACTCCTGCTTCTCACTGTCCTGCTGCTCGGTGGCTGGACAGCAGACGGGGCTCAGAatgggacagagacagagaccaTGTCCTCTGTGCGGCTCGCCAGCGTCCCCTCGAGCAGGAACATTGTGGCGAAGGAAGGATCCAGCACACTGATTGAGTGTAACGTGACCGGAAGCCACAATGACATTAAGTGGTACAACTCTAAAGGACCTCTGCTGG GTGAGAAGTGGCAGATTCAGGAGGAGGGCACCCTGAACATCACTATGGTCTCCTTCGAGGACCGTGGCAGCTACACCTGCGTCGCCTCCGGTGGCAGCGGTGGGACCAAAAACTACACCGTCACTCTTCGTGTAGCCCACACCGACAGTGGCTTGGGCCTTTACTACGTCATCGTCTGCTTGGTGGCCTTCACCATCACCATGATCCTCAACGTGGCGCGGCTTTGCATGGTCAGCAGCCACCTCAAGAAGACCGAGAGAGCCATCAATGAGTTCTTCCGCACCGAGGGCGCAGAGAAGCTGCAGAAGGCGTTTGAGGTCGCCAAGCGCATTCCAATCGTCACGTCGGCCAAGACGGTGGAGCTCGCCAAGGTCACGCAGTACAAGACCATGGAGTTTGCTCGTCACATGGAGGATCTGGCTCGGAGCGTCCCCCTGCCACCGCTCATTTTAAACTGCCGCACATTCGCTGAGGAGGTCGTGGAGACAGGGAAGCCGGGGAAGCCGGGGTCTCATGCTGCAGAGCAGGCTGGGACATCAGTGTCTGTGAACAGACCAGCCATAGGCCCTCCCTCCGCTGACAAAagtggagagaaggaggagggggaggaggtgcgTCAGGCTCTGCTGTCAAGTGGTAGGAACGATGGAGGCGGTGCTGATGTCAAAGTTTCAGTCCATACAGTTTCTGAGAAGGTGGATAGTGAGGATACAGAGGCTGAGATGTGCCTCAATGTGCCGGGCTCAAGGACAAGTGTGTCCTATGAGAGCAACGTGTAG
- the LOC126387856 gene encoding microfibrillar-associated protein 3-like isoform X1 has translation MSVEDLLFWSLSEQQRHHLSLLLLTVLLLGGWTADGAQNGTETETMSSVRLASVPSSRNIVAKEGSSTLIECNVTGSHNDIKWYNSKGPLLGEKWQIQEEGTLNITMVSFEDRGSYTCVASGGSGGTKNYTVTLRVAHTDSGLGLYYVIVCLVAFTITMILNVARLCMVSSHLKKTERAINEFFRTEGAEKLQKAFEVAKRIPIVTSAKTVELAKVTQYKTMEFARHMEDLARSVPLPPLILNCRTFAEEVVETGKPGKPGSHAAEQAGTSVSVNRPAIGPPSADKSGEKEEGEEVRQALLSSGRNDGGGADVKVSVHTVSEKVDSEDTEAEMCLNVPGSRTSVSYESNV, from the exons ATGTCGGTCGAGGATTTGTTGTTTTGGTCGCTGTCCGAGCAGCAG AGACACCACCTGTCACTCCTGCTTCTCACTGTCCTGCTGCTCGGTGGCTGGACAGCAGACGGGGCTCAGAatgggacagagacagagaccaTGTCCTCTGTGCGGCTCGCCAGCGTCCCCTCGAGCAGGAACATTGTGGCGAAGGAAGGATCCAGCACACTGATTGAGTGTAACGTGACCGGAAGCCACAATGACATTAAGTGGTACAACTCTAAAGGACCTCTGCTGG GTGAGAAGTGGCAGATTCAGGAGGAGGGCACCCTGAACATCACTATGGTCTCCTTCGAGGACCGTGGCAGCTACACCTGCGTCGCCTCCGGTGGCAGCGGTGGGACCAAAAACTACACCGTCACTCTTCGTGTAGCCCACACCGACAGTGGCTTGGGCCTTTACTACGTCATCGTCTGCTTGGTGGCCTTCACCATCACCATGATCCTCAACGTGGCGCGGCTTTGCATGGTCAGCAGCCACCTCAAGAAGACCGAGAGAGCCATCAATGAGTTCTTCCGCACCGAGGGCGCAGAGAAGCTGCAGAAGGCGTTTGAGGTCGCCAAGCGCATTCCAATCGTCACGTCGGCCAAGACGGTGGAGCTCGCCAAGGTCACGCAGTACAAGACCATGGAGTTTGCTCGTCACATGGAGGATCTGGCTCGGAGCGTCCCCCTGCCACCGCTCATTTTAAACTGCCGCACATTCGCTGAGGAGGTCGTGGAGACAGGGAAGCCGGGGAAGCCGGGGTCTCATGCTGCAGAGCAGGCTGGGACATCAGTGTCTGTGAACAGACCAGCCATAGGCCCTCCCTCCGCTGACAAAagtggagagaaggaggagggggaggaggtgcgTCAGGCTCTGCTGTCAAGTGGTAGGAACGATGGAGGCGGTGCTGATGTCAAAGTTTCAGTCCATACAGTTTCTGAGAAGGTGGATAGTGAGGATACAGAGGCTGAGATGTGCCTCAATGTGCCGGGCTCAAGGACAAGTGTGTCCTATGAGAGCAACGTGTAG
- the LOC126387856 gene encoding microfibrillar-associated protein 3-like isoform X3: MSSVRLASVPSSRNIVAKEGSSTLIECNVTGSHNDIKWYNSKGPLLGEKWQIQEEGTLNITMVSFEDRGSYTCVASGGSGGTKNYTVTLRVAHTDSGLGLYYVIVCLVAFTITMILNVARLCMVSSHLKKTERAINEFFRTEGAEKLQKAFEVAKRIPIVTSAKTVELAKVTQYKTMEFARHMEDLARSVPLPPLILNCRTFAEEVVETGKPGKPGSHAAEQAGTSVSVNRPAIGPPSADKSGEKEEGEEVRQALLSSGRNDGGGADVKVSVHTVSEKVDSEDTEAEMCLNVPGSRTSVSYESNV; the protein is encoded by the exons aTGTCCTCTGTGCGGCTCGCCAGCGTCCCCTCGAGCAGGAACATTGTGGCGAAGGAAGGATCCAGCACACTGATTGAGTGTAACGTGACCGGAAGCCACAATGACATTAAGTGGTACAACTCTAAAGGACCTCTGCTGG GTGAGAAGTGGCAGATTCAGGAGGAGGGCACCCTGAACATCACTATGGTCTCCTTCGAGGACCGTGGCAGCTACACCTGCGTCGCCTCCGGTGGCAGCGGTGGGACCAAAAACTACACCGTCACTCTTCGTGTAGCCCACACCGACAGTGGCTTGGGCCTTTACTACGTCATCGTCTGCTTGGTGGCCTTCACCATCACCATGATCCTCAACGTGGCGCGGCTTTGCATGGTCAGCAGCCACCTCAAGAAGACCGAGAGAGCCATCAATGAGTTCTTCCGCACCGAGGGCGCAGAGAAGCTGCAGAAGGCGTTTGAGGTCGCCAAGCGCATTCCAATCGTCACGTCGGCCAAGACGGTGGAGCTCGCCAAGGTCACGCAGTACAAGACCATGGAGTTTGCTCGTCACATGGAGGATCTGGCTCGGAGCGTCCCCCTGCCACCGCTCATTTTAAACTGCCGCACATTCGCTGAGGAGGTCGTGGAGACAGGGAAGCCGGGGAAGCCGGGGTCTCATGCTGCAGAGCAGGCTGGGACATCAGTGTCTGTGAACAGACCAGCCATAGGCCCTCCCTCCGCTGACAAAagtggagagaaggaggagggggaggaggtgcgTCAGGCTCTGCTGTCAAGTGGTAGGAACGATGGAGGCGGTGCTGATGTCAAAGTTTCAGTCCATACAGTTTCTGAGAAGGTGGATAGTGAGGATACAGAGGCTGAGATGTGCCTCAATGTGCCGGGCTCAAGGACAAGTGTGTCCTATGAGAGCAACGTGTAG